In Alphaproteobacteria bacterium, one genomic interval encodes:
- a CDS encoding GFA family protein, which translates to MPITGGCHCGAIRYAVEGEAIVHALCHCTDCRRHAGAPMVGWTMYPTDSVKVTKGTAKVYRSSKDGRRHFCGDCGTGLFYVNSVILPGMIDVQSATYDDPDVVPARAHIQVAERIRWMEHAHELPMFDRYPPPDK; encoded by the coding sequence ATGCCGATCACCGGTGGTTGCCATTGTGGCGCAATCCGATATGCGGTCGAGGGCGAAGCCATCGTCCACGCCCTCTGCCATTGCACGGACTGCCGTCGGCACGCCGGGGCTCCGATGGTCGGTTGGACAATGTATCCAACCGATTCGGTCAAGGTCACGAAGGGCACGGCGAAGGTCTACCGATCCTCGAAGGATGGACGGCGACATTTCTGCGGCGATTGCGGCACCGGTCTGTTCTACGTCAATTCCGTCATATTGCCCGGAATGATCGATGTCCAAAGCGCAACATACGACGATCCAGACGTGGTACCGGCCCGGGCTCACATCCAGGTGGCCGAGCGCATTCGCTGGATGGAACACGCCCACGAACTGCCGATGTTCGACCGGTATCCGCCGCCGGACAAGTAG
- a CDS encoding adenylate/guanylate cyclase domain-containing protein, whose protein sequence is MVEERVQRRLAAIISADVVGYSAMMGRDETGTLARLKALRTNFLHPKIAEYGGRIVKTTGDGTLIEFSSAVDAVSYAVDVQRAMAERNAGVSEDRRMRLRLGINLGDVIIDGDDIFGDGVNIAARLEALADPDGICISGTVFEHVRNKLDAEFEDLGEQQVKNIDRPVRTYRVRLDAPADLPDTNALNGTKRAMRPGIAVLSFSNMSGDPKQDYFADGMVEEIITSLARIRWLTVIARNSTFAYKGTFPDVRKVGRDLNVRYVLEGSVRKAGDRVRITAQLIEAETGGHLWADRFDGTLADIFDLQDQITAGVVAAIEPSVQQAEIERAKRKRTDNLDAYDLYLRALDQAYTFSQTGRTEALAFLDAAVVLDPGYAEAHGLAAWCLQQRYLWGARAPEDKEGALRHAEAVASARTDDAAALAFAAFAIGALDGRHDAALLMVNRSLMQNPSCVVARNVGAVLEMMHGNLEGSEGHASQSLRLSPFDPLRYIAKGAAAAARLSAGDNEAARTQARQALEANPNFGPALVVLILSLVRLGSDIEARATMRGLLKVAPEIRVATLRERFLFADAIGYDRIITDLRSVGLPD, encoded by the coding sequence ATGGTCGAAGAACGTGTTCAGCGTCGCCTTGCCGCGATCATCTCTGCCGATGTTGTCGGCTACTCGGCGATGATGGGGCGTGACGAGACGGGGACGCTGGCGCGCCTCAAAGCCCTGCGTACCAATTTCCTGCACCCAAAGATCGCTGAGTATGGCGGCCGCATCGTCAAGACGACGGGTGACGGTACGCTGATCGAGTTCAGCAGCGCCGTTGACGCCGTTTCGTACGCCGTAGACGTCCAGCGGGCCATGGCGGAGCGGAACGCAGGCGTGTCGGAGGACCGGCGAATGCGGTTGCGTCTTGGCATCAACCTCGGAGACGTCATTATCGACGGCGACGACATATTCGGGGACGGCGTGAACATCGCCGCTCGCCTTGAGGCACTGGCGGATCCCGACGGCATCTGCATCTCCGGAACCGTGTTCGAACATGTCCGCAACAAGCTCGATGCCGAGTTCGAGGATCTCGGCGAACAACAGGTCAAAAATATCGATAGGCCTGTCCGCACCTACAGGGTGCGGCTTGACGCTCCGGCCGATTTACCAGACACCAATGCGCTTAACGGAACGAAGCGGGCCATGCGGCCCGGAATCGCTGTCCTGTCGTTCTCCAATATGTCGGGCGATCCGAAGCAGGACTATTTCGCCGACGGCATGGTCGAGGAGATCATCACCAGCCTCGCGCGCATCCGCTGGTTGACAGTGATCGCGCGCAATTCGACGTTCGCTTACAAGGGAACTTTCCCCGACGTTCGCAAGGTGGGGCGGGATCTGAACGTGCGTTATGTGCTCGAAGGCAGTGTGCGCAAGGCCGGCGATCGCGTTCGGATCACTGCCCAGCTCATCGAGGCCGAAACCGGCGGACATCTCTGGGCGGACCGCTTCGACGGTACACTTGCCGACATATTTGATCTTCAGGATCAGATTACAGCCGGCGTTGTCGCGGCGATTGAGCCCTCGGTACAACAGGCGGAGATAGAGCGAGCGAAGCGGAAGCGCACGGACAACCTCGACGCGTACGACCTTTATCTGCGCGCGCTTGATCAGGCTTACACCTTCTCTCAAACCGGGCGAACGGAAGCTCTGGCGTTTCTCGACGCTGCGGTAGTACTTGATCCCGGGTACGCTGAAGCACATGGACTCGCCGCTTGGTGCTTGCAACAACGATACCTTTGGGGAGCCCGGGCCCCCGAAGATAAGGAAGGGGCTCTCCGCCACGCCGAAGCGGTCGCATCTGCCAGGACCGACGACGCAGCTGCGCTAGCGTTTGCCGCATTCGCGATCGGCGCGCTCGACGGTAGACATGACGCCGCGTTGCTAATGGTGAATCGGTCTCTGATGCAGAATCCGAGTTGCGTTGTCGCCCGCAACGTTGGAGCGGTCCTCGAAATGATGCATGGCAACCTAGAAGGCAGCGAAGGTCACGCCAGCCAATCCTTGCGACTCAGCCCGTTTGATCCATTACGCTACATCGCGAAGGGCGCCGCTGCCGCAGCGCGATTGTCGGCTGGCGACAATGAAGCGGCCCGCACGCAGGCGCGTCAGGCGCTAGAAGCGAACCCTAACTTTGGCCCTGCACTTGTCGTTCTGATCCTCTCTCTGGTCCGTCTGGGAAGTGACATAGAAGCGAGAGCGACGATGCGTGGATTGCTCAAGGTGGCCCCGGAAATCCGAGTTGCGACGCTACGAGAGCGATTTCTCTTTGCTGACGCTATCGGGTACGACCGCATTATCACGGATCTGCGCTCCGTCGGCTTGCCCGATTAG
- a CDS encoding IS6 family transposase: MKNPFRYFNSSPEVIRLAVLMYVRYPLSLRQVEDILHERGIDICHETVRFWWNRFGPMFAAEIRKRPIQHRNYSQWRWHLDEVFVRINGKTHYLWRAVDQEGEVLEVFATKRRDRKAALRFLKRAMKRYGRPHAIVTDRLRSYRAAMSVIGNAADQICGRWLNNRAENSHQPFRRREGAMSRFRDIKTLQKFASAHASIHNHFNLDRHQIRRSTFRKNRNLAVAEWRLLAA, encoded by the coding sequence ATGAAAAATCCCTTCCGGTATTTCAACAGTTCTCCTGAGGTTATCCGCCTGGCGGTGCTGATGTACGTCCGCTATCCGCTGTCACTGCGACAGGTTGAGGATATCCTGCATGAGCGTGGCATCGATATCTGCCATGAGACAGTGCGGTTCTGGTGGAACCGGTTCGGTCCGATGTTTGCCGCGGAGATCCGGAAACGGCCTATCCAGCACCGGAATTATTCGCAGTGGCGCTGGCACCTGGACGAAGTATTCGTGCGGATTAACGGCAAGACGCATTACCTCTGGCGCGCGGTTGATCAAGAAGGAGAGGTGCTTGAGGTTTTCGCGACGAAACGGCGGGATCGCAAGGCTGCGCTGCGGTTTCTGAAGCGTGCGATGAAGCGCTATGGCCGGCCACATGCGATCGTGACGGACCGGCTTCGGTCGTACCGGGCGGCGATGAGCGTGATCGGCAACGCCGCCGACCAGATCTGCGGCCGTTGGCTCAACAACAGAGCTGAAAATTCACACCAGCCATTCCGAAGACGGGAAGGGGCCATGTCCCGGTTCAGGGACATCAAGACCTTGCAGAAGTTCGCATCGGCCCACGCCTCTATCCACAATCACTTCAACCTGGACCGTCATCAGATCCGCCGTAGTACCTTCAGGAAGAACCGCAACCTAGCGGTGGCGGAATGGCGCCTGCTGGCGGCCTGA
- a CDS encoding IS5 family transposase: protein MWTEIPRPKYERSDLRYATDVTDAEWALIAPHLPEPRALGRPRETELREVVNAIFYMLRAGCAWRLIPREFPPRSTVQRYFYAWRDDGTWQTINHLLVMAARQADGRDASPSTGVIDSQSVKTTESGGLRGFDAGKKVKGRKRHILTDTGGLLVAGVIHSAGVQDRDGAPNLLAGVRTAFPWLRHVFADAAYGGAKLAGTLDRLGRWTLEIVRRSDTANGFEVLPRRWVVERTLAWLNRNRRLAKDFENAVTTAEAWLYLASVQLLVRRIART, encoded by the coding sequence ATGTGGACCGAAATCCCTCGGCCGAAGTATGAGCGCAGCGACCTGCGCTACGCAACCGACGTGACCGATGCGGAGTGGGCGCTGATCGCGCCGCATCTGCCGGAGCCGCGCGCGCTGGGACGGCCGCGCGAGACCGAGCTGCGCGAGGTGGTCAATGCGATCTTTTACATGCTGCGGGCTGGCTGTGCGTGGCGGCTCATCCCGCGGGAGTTCCCGCCGCGCTCGACGGTGCAGCGCTACTTCTACGCCTGGCGCGACGATGGCACTTGGCAGACGATCAACCATCTTCTGGTCATGGCCGCACGACAGGCCGACGGCCGCGACGCCAGCCCGAGCACCGGCGTCATCGACAGCCAGTCGGTCAAGACTACCGAGAGTGGTGGTCTTCGGGGCTTCGATGCCGGCAAGAAGGTGAAGGGACGCAAGCGCCACATCCTCACCGACACTGGCGGGCTGCTGGTCGCCGGCGTCATCCACAGCGCCGGCGTCCAGGACCGCGACGGCGCACCCAACCTGCTCGCCGGCGTCCGAACCGCCTTCCCTTGGTTGCGTCATGTCTTTGCCGATGCTGCCTATGGCGGCGCCAAGCTGGCCGGCACACTCGATCGCCTCGGGCGATGGACACTCGAGATCGTCAGGCGCAGCGACACCGCAAACGGCTTCGAGGTTCTGCCCCGTCGATGGGTCGTCGAGCGCACGCTCGCCTGGCTCAACCGCAACCGCCGACTGGCAAAGGACTTCGAGAACGCCGTCACAACCGCCGAAGCATGGCTCTATCTCGCCAGCGTCCAACTCCTCGTCAGGCGGATCGCAAGAACCTGA